DNA from Kitasatospora acidiphila:
CTAGCAAAACGGCAAGGAGGTCTCACGCCGCACATTGGGATCGAAAGACATCCAGTACAACAGCCACTGAAGAAAGGGCGACCATGCATCGCCGGCCACCTCTGGGGACCAGTCTGGGAGCACGTGGGGACCAGAAATCGCCCACAAACCAGCAAGAGCGGGCACCTGGTTTCCCAAGTACCCGCTCTCGCAACCGACTTCACAAGTCGGGACGACAGGATTTGAACCTGTGACTTGAACCTGTGACCCCTTGACCCCCAGCGGGCTTGAGACAATCAGGTCGCCTTTTCAGGGCACAGCAGGGCGATCGGCCACCCTGGTCAGGGCGTCGCGGAGGGCGGCGCGCGTGCTGATGCCGAGTTTGGGGAAAGCGCGGTAGAGGTGGGCGCTGACCGTGCGGGGGACAGGCGCATCTGCTCGCCGATCTCCTTGTTCGTCAGGCCGCCGGCGGCCAGCTCGCTGACCCGGAGCTCCTGCCAGGTCAGCGGCACCGCAGTGGGTGCCGGGGTGTGGGACGCGACCCCGGCTGCCCTCAGCTCGGCTTGGGCCCGCTCGGCCCACGCGGTGGCGCCGAGCCCGTCGAGCGTCTTGACTGCCGGGGCGAGGAACGCGCGGGCCGCCGCGCCGCCCTGGGTGCGGCGCACGCGGATCCCGTGCGCCAGCCGGATCCGGGCCAGCTCGAACGGGAACCGCTCGGCGGCTGGGTGCGACTGGGCGCGTTCGTACATGTCCGCCGCCTCCCCGTCGTCCTCGGCCGTCATCGCCAGAGCCCCGTACGTGATCAGGGCCAGACGCGGAGAGATGTCGGGCAGGCCGGTGTCCCGCGCGGCCAGCGCGTGGGCCCGGGCCTGCTCGGCGCGTCCGGTGTGCAGGGCCGCCTCGACGAGGTCGAGCAGGGTCCGCGACGCCTGGTGGGCGTAGGGCCGGAACGCGCCCGGTGCCGTGATACCGATGGCGTACAGGAACGCGGTCTCGTAGTCGCCTTCGCTCAGCGCGATGGTCGCGCCGACGGCGTCCGCGAGCTGGGTCAGGTACCCGATGCCACGCGGGCGGGCCCACGCGTCGACCGCGGCCTGCAGGTCGCGCGCCTCCTCCGTCCGGCCGCGCACGGCCGCGAGTTGGGCCAGGCGGGCCCGTGCCTGGTGCGCGAACAGTCCGTGGCCGAGCTCGGTCGCCACGGCCAGGACGCGGTGTCCGGTGCGCTCGGCGGCCTCCCACTGGCCGAGCGTCATCTGGTCGAGCATGATCAAGTGCAGCATGACGATGCCGCTGGACAATGCGCCGGTGTCCAGTTCACGGTCCACGACGCGCTCCAGGTACGGGCGCAACGGGCTCAGGGCGTCGAGGTGGTAGGCCGACACGGCCAGGCGCATGACGTCCCACGGCTCCTGCTCCCCCTGCTCGTCCACGTCGCGATGCTGTGGGCGGCGGCCAACCCTGAGGTGCTGGCGGTGGTGGACCTCGCCGACCGGACGCAGCGCCGCGAGGTGATCCGCCGGATAGCCGCCACTCTGGTGGAATGAGCCCGCGGCGCCGCCGGGAACGCGCGACGGTCCGCCGACCGGTTTCGTCGACGGACCGTCACGCAGGCTCAGGCCGGGGCCGCACGCCCCGGGTGGAAGAGCCGACCCACCTTCAGCCCCAGTGAGACTTCTTGATCGGAGCGCGGGTCAGCAACCACCCCACGCGCTCGGCTGGCACAGGGGGATGCCGGAGTCGGGAGAGCAGTACGGGGGCACGCTGCACTGGTCCACGCTGTAGATGATCACCATCCGGGGTCCAGCGGCGTGGGGTCCCGGCATCCACACGGATGTCGAGGTCGAACTCCGCCAGCTGGTCATCGATCTGAAGTACTGCCGTCGGGGACATGCTTGCCTCTCTGTAAGGGATTTCGCCGTCGACAGGGACGACGTCCTGTGGTGCCGGTGAAGGGTGAACGGGTGTTTCCGTGAACCACCGGCGCTTTCACGTTCCGGGCAGAGGCCCGCCTGGGGAGCGCGCCACGTCAGCGGGCCATCTGCGTAAGGGGGCCGCACCGGCCTGAAGGCTCGGCCGGGGCGTCAGGACAGCAACAGCACGGCCTCCCATGCGGGGCGGCGACGCCGTGCCGGGTCGAGGTGGGCGTGGAGGGCGAGCGCGATGCCGCAGGCACCTTCCAGCAGCCCGGGCGGATCCGTCCGCTGCCGGCGCACGGGGTCGTACGCCCGGTACCCGAAGGTGGTCGCCGGATCGTATGCGTCGCAGACTCGCCGGAACACGCGCTCGGCCTCGCGGAGCAACAAGGAGTCGGCTGCCTCGGCGGCCACGCACGCGGTCGCCTGGGCCAGGCCGGCCAGGCCGTGGCACAGTCCTGCGTCGGTGAGCCCGTCGAGCCCGTCCGATCGCCGGTGGACGGCGTGCACGGCGTCAACCGCGCAGCGCGTCCACCGCTCCTCCCCCACGGCGCGGCCGGCCAGTTGCAGGGCACGGGCCACCCCGGGGGCGCCGTAGCACCACGATGCCCGGTGCGCTCTCACCGGCGGTCGCGGGTCGCTGCGCTCTTCGGCCGCGCTGATCAGTGACGGCCAGTACGGGCCCGCCTCGTCCTCTGCCGCCCAGCTCATCAGCCAGTTGGCGATGCGTCTGATGGCGGCGTCCTGTCCGGGGACGCGGTGCCCCCGTGTCCAGGCCAGCGAGAGGAGGGCCAGCGGTCCGGAGATGCCGTGCGCGAGGCCGGGCGTGAGCACGTGCAGCCGCGATCCCTCGGCGCTGGGCAGGGTGCTGTACCAGCCCGGCAGTCGCCCACCGGCCGCCTGCACCGGTTCGGTCATGGCCACCAGGGGCCGCAGGACGTCGCCGAGGGCGTCCGGGGAGGCGGGCTCGGCGAGGAAGTACCGTCCGAGTCCGGTGAGACCGGAGATCAGGTCGAAGTACTCCACGGGGATGGCGGAGTCCTCCCGTGCGGTCCTGTTCCGCTCCGCCGCCAGGTGACCCGCCAGCCGGTCACGTAGCAGCGTGTCCAGCCGGCTGAGGGCGTTGCGGTACCCGCCGTGCTGGTTCGCGGCCTGTTTTGACCGCGAAGCCCAGGCCGACGACGCCGGAGAAGAGCCCCCTTCCGGTCCACTCGGGGCCGGCCTGCAGCATGTGCACGGCGGTGGAGAGCTTGTCGTGGGCCGCCGGCCGCCAGACGGGGTCGTCCACGGAGAGCTCGCAGAGGAGCATGGCGGCGCCCAGGAGATCACCGACACAGGCTCCTCCCTCCTGGCGTGCGGGCGTCCAGGCGCTGACCCGGGCGGCCGTCTCGGTGACGATGGCCCGAGCTGTCCATGTGGTCATGCGTGCGCGTACCTCCTTCGTCCTTCCTCGGCCTCGGCGAGGCAGCGGGCCAAGGCCAGGGCGCGCCCCTCGGTTTGCCTGTCGGGGCCGACGAGGCGGTTGTGGTGCATGTGGAGGACGCTCAGCAGGACGGAGCGCCGCTGTGACGAGAGGGCGGCCAGGGCCTCGGACCAGCCGGCCGACTCCGTTCGGGTGGGGTCGCTGCGCTGGTACCGAGCCCACGTCTCCTGGCGGTGCCGATGGGCGTAGTCGCGGTGCGGCTCGCACACCTCGTCGAGCGCGGCGTCGAGGAACCAGCCGGGCCAGCGGCTCCCGTGCACCCCGCGCACGGTGTCCGCGAAGTCCACGGCCGCCAGCAGTGCCTTCTCGCCGGCGGGGACGCCGTCCGGGAAGGAGCGCAGCTGGTGCAGCACGCGGAGGCTGTCGTGGTGGAAGTGCCGTTCCACGGCCGTGATGACGTCCGGGCCGCCGTAGCGGGCGGTTTCCGGCTCGTAGCCGTCGAAGACCAGCCGACCGGCCAGGCGCTGCTCGCGCAGCCGGTCCGCCCAGGCCAGCACCGCGCGGGCCATCGGCCCGTGCAGGACGTCGGGCGACCCGTGGAACCGCAGCCTCAGGTGCGGGTCCGGGTCGCGGTAGCGGACGAAGAACCAGCGGTCGACGCCGTCCGGGAGGCCCGCGAGCAGCAGCGGCAGGTGCTCGGTCAGCACCTCGTGCTGGCGGGCGGTTGCTCCGTAGAGCTTGGCGGAGAGCCACTCCGGGTGGCGGCGGGTGGGCGTCGTGGTGACCTGCGGTCGCGGGGCCGGCGCCAGTGTGCGCGGGTGGTGCGGGAGGAGCGGCACGATGAGCTCGCTGGCATGGGCGGTTCCCGACTCGTCGCGCAGCCAGCCGTGGCCCCGTCCGCCGGCATCCGCGGGCGTCTCGCTCACCAGGAGGTCGACGCCGCGGGCCAGGTCGCGCCTGAGGAGCCGCCGGTGCAGCGGGCGGGTCAGGTCCAGCGCGACGCGCCGGTCCCCGGTACCGACGTCGACGCGGTCGGGCACCTGCCACCGGGCCCGCCACCGGTCCAGCAGCAGCTCCCATGCGGCGTCGGGCACCGTGGCGTCCGACAGCGCGCTGTCCGGCCGCCACCGCGCCGGCGTCAACACGGTGCGGCCGTAGCGGACGCGGGGCAGGTAGGGTGCCGCGGCCAGCACACCCCACTGCCACACGACCCACGCGGAGGTCGCCATGCGGGGCACCTCCCACAGGAAGCGGACCGCGGCCGGAGCCAGCCGTGCGTTGCCCGCGTGCGGGAACACCGGTGTGATCTCCCGTCCGGTCGCCGCCTCGACGAAGTACAGGCGCACGGCGTCGGCGGCGACGGCGATGTCCGGGGCCCTGCGCGTCAGGGTGGCCCCCGGGTCGCCGAAGCAGCCGATCGCCAGGCGGTCGGCGAAGAAGGAGGGGACGCGGGCGGCGTTGGCGACGCCCTGCGAGGTCGGCTGGAAGTCGACCTCGACGGGCAGTGCCCCCTCGGCCGACGAGCACTGGGTGCCGCGCCGAACCAGGTCACCCAGCGAGCGCGGGTCGTCGAGCAGGTGGGCGAACCGGCCCGCCAGCGAACCGGGCAGTGGGGAGCCGGTGGCCGACGAGAGGACGGCGACGAAATCGCCTTCCGTGAGCGCCTGTGGCGAATCGGCGGTGAGGTGGAGGCAGATCTCGCCCGGGTCCTGCCGGTCGTCGAGGCGGGCGTCGTCGAGAGCGGTGATCATCTCGTCGTCGATCACCACCTCGGTCACTCCCGAGACGGCGGCCGTGGACACCAACTGCAGCAGCCAGGCTTCCCGTTCGGCGTCGTCCGCGGTCGGTCCCGCGACCGGGGCCGACCGTTCGCTGCGGGGGTTGTCGTAGCCGGCCGGTGTGCCGAGGCCGACATGGGGATCGAGGAGGTCGAGCAGCGGGACCGCCTGGTCGGTGCCGTACCGTTCCAGGAACGCCGCGTGGTACTCGACGAGATGGGCTGCGGCCCCGCTGCGGGGCCGCAGCCGCCACAGCGCGGTCGCGGCGCGTTCGGCCTCCCGCAGCACGGCCTCGGGCAGCACCACGTCGGCGTCGACGAGCAGGTCCACGCCGAGGGGGCGGCGGTGCGGGTGCCGGGCGCCCATGGCATCCACCAGGGAGCGCCAGCTCTCAAGTCCGGTGCCGGGCCGGTACTGCCCGTGTCGGTGCAACCGCTCGGCGATGTCGGCGAGTTCGGCGGCTGCTTCCTTCTCGTCGACTGTTCGCAGCACGTCGAGGATGTGTTGCAGCGGATCCATCGACGTCAGCGGTGGGTGGAGCTCGGTGAGCAGGAAGCCCCGCCGCACGAGGTCGACCAGGACATCCTCGATCCTGGTCACCGGAACGCGGGGGAAAGCCGACGTCAACCGGTCGGTCAGCACACCGGCCGGTGTCGGGCGCTCTGCCGCGCGCAGGACGAGCTCCAGCGCAGTGGTGTACTTGGCGGAGACCTCCTCCATGCCGCGGCCGGGCACGCTACTGGTCTCCGCTCCGGGTGCGCAGGGCAGGACCCAGCGGTCGCCCCGCCGGAACCCCAGGTCGTTGCGCACCACCCGCAGCTTGCGCAGCACGCCGGGTCGCCGTTCCCACTGGGCGACCTCCTCGGCCAGCCATTCACCGCCCGGCCTCGGCACACCGCGGTGTGCGGCGCCCAGGCGCACCCGGCAGGAATCGGCGAACGCCACCGGTGCCACACCCGCGAGCAGGCCGAGCGGCGTCGGCCTGCTCGCGCCCCGCAGCACGTAACGCGTCGTGGCCAGGGCGGTCTTGGCCAATGTCCTCGGCCGCACCGCCGCTCGCGCGCGGATCGCGGCGACGGATGTGTACAGCGGCATGTTGGCCACCGCGATCGCCTCGAGGACGCGCGGATCGGCGGTCAGTTCGTCGAGGTAGTCGGCGACCTGGTCCGGATCGCGCAGGTCGACCTCCCCCGCCCCGGCCGACGGTCGGGGCAGCATCGCGACCCGCAGCAGTCCGCCGGGAACGGCGTCGAACCGCACACCGCCCTCGGACAGCGCGCGCTCCGGTCCGCTCCGCTGCCCGGGACCGGGCTCCTGCCGCTTGCCGCGCCGCCGTGAACGCTCAGCCATCACCACCGACGACAACCCCTTCATCTCCTGTTCCGCTGGTAGGTATCCGTACCGCCGCAACCTCGTTGCGGCGGTGGCCGGGTGACGACTCAGAGGTGGTCCGCGTCGATGACGGCCTGGGCGGAGGCGGTGGGCGCCTCCGAGGGGGACGTTGTGTCCGACGTCGCCGAGCGCGCGGGGCGGGCTCGGCGACGGCACCCACTCTCGGCCGCCAGCGGAATCAGGCGCATCAGTCAGTTGACGATCCGCCACGCGGTCGGACGCCGCCGCCGTTAAGTCATCCGGCTGTCAGCGGTGCCCTGCCACATGGGAGGCCGAGCGGGCGGTTCCGTGAGCAGCCCGAGCGCGCGGGTGTCACCAAGATGGCAGACTGCCTGCCACAACCCGGCCGATTCACGGCCTTGTTGCCGTTGTGACCGGCACGCTGAAGATCGTTCGCCTCGCCTGGGGAGACCATGTCCACATCCACCCGCATGCCCACCGATCCGACGTCGAGCGACCGGGCCATCGAGAACCTGATCGCACGCTACGCCGAGCTCGTGGACGACGGCGATTTCGCCGGACTCGGCGTCCTTCTCGCTGACGCCACCTTCACGGGCAGTGGCGAGCCGGTGAGCGGGCGCGACGCGATCGAGGAGATGTTCCGGGACACCCTGATCGTCTATGCCGACGGCACGCCGCGAACCCAGCACGTCACCACGAATGTTGCCATCGAGGTCGACGAGCAGGCGGGCACGGCGGTCGCGCGTTCGTACGTCACCGTGTTGCAGGCTCTGCCGGACCTGCCGCTGCAACCCATCGCCGGCGGTCGGTATCACGACCGCTTCGAGCGCAGTGATGGGCAGTGGCGCTTCGTGGAGCGACGGGTCCGCATCAATCTGGTCGGCGATGTGAGTCGTCATCTGCGCCGGGCTGCCGCGCAGCGGTAGTCCTCCCCCGGACCGGCCCTGCGCGTTACGGGCGGGACAGCTGGTTGCGAGCCTCGACCGCCTTGATCGTCTTCTTCAGCGCCTTCTCCAGTACGCCTTTGCCGACGCTGCCCAGCAGCAGCCCGGTGACGCGGCCCTTGAGGTTCTTGCCTTCGCGGACCACCACGACGTCCAGCTGCGTCAACCCGTCGGGCAGCCGCGTGAAGGTGTAGGTGTGTCCCGAGGCGCCGCCCCAGATGTTGGAGTCGACCGTGGTCATCACCACGCGGTTCGGGTCGGACCAGTCGTATCGCAGCCGTTCCCAGATGCCGCCCGAGCCCTCGGTGACGTCGGCGTGGTCGACACCCTCCTCGTGGACCCGCACGTACTCGTCGGCGCTGTTGGGGAACAGTTCCCGACGACCCGGCCCGAAATCGGTGAGGCTCGCCACGAACTGCTCCGGGGTGACCGGCGTCCGCTCGGTGAAGTGGATGGTTGCCATGGGGGTTCTCCCTGCGCTCCGTACGTCGGTGTCCTGAACGGCTGTCCTCAGACTCCCCGGCGGCGGCCCTCCGTCGAGCCGGTGCCGGACCCTGGTCGCCCCCGGCCCGGGTACTGGCCAGGGTTCGGCACTGGCTCGACGGGCCCGCAGTCCCGGGATCGTGATCGGTGGATGCCGACCGGCATCCATGGCGGCGCGGGAGCTGACGATGGTGGAATTCAAGATCGAGGTCGTGGTCGTCCCGGTTTCGGACGTGGACCGGGCCAAGGACTTCTACACGCGGATCGGGTTCCGCGAGGACGTCGACTTCTCCGGCCCCGGCGGCTTCCGGGTCGTGCACCTGACCCCGCCCGGTTCGGCCGCGTCGCTCATCATCGGCAGTGGCGTGACCGACGCGGCGCCGGGCTCCGAGCGCGGCGTGCACCTGATCGTGGACGACGTCGTGGCGGCCCGCGCCGAGTTGGCGGCCGCCGGGGTCGAGGTCAGCGAGGTCTTCCACGACGCCGGCGGAGTCTTCCACCACGCCGGCACCGCCGAGCGGGTCACCGGCCCGCACCCGGCGCGGCAGTCGTACGGCTCGTTCGCGTCGTTCGCCGACCCGGACGGCAACACCTTCGTCCTGCAGGAGGTCACCACGCGGCGCCCCGGACGGATCAGCCACGCGGTCTACCGCTCCGCCGACGAGCTCGAGTCGGCACTGCGCGACGCGGCGCTCGCCCACGGCACGTACGAGGGCGAGCTCGGCCACCCGGATCCGGATTGGCCGGCGTGGTACGCCGCTCACATGGCCCACGCGGCCGGGCTCGGCAGCTGAGCGGCGCTGTCGGAGCTGCCGCGCGGTGAGATCGACATCAGGAAGGGGCAGGGCGGCATGAAGTCCATCACCATGACGATGGTGGGCCGCGAGGACGAGCAGGCGGAGCTCGTGGCGTTCGTGAAGTCCGCCACGGGTCAGGCCCTCGTCCTGCGCGGGGAGGCGGGGGTCGGCAAGAGTTCGCTGTTGAGCAGCGCCGCCGCGTTGGCGGAGCAGGAGGGACACGTCGTCCTGCGCGCCGCCGGCGTCGAGGCGGAGTCCGCGCTGCCCTATGCCGGGCTGCATCAGCTCGTTCATCCGCTTCTCGCCGACATCGCGCGGTTGGATGACGGGACCCGGGCGGTGTTCGACGCCGTGTTCGGCGGAGTGCAGGGTGATCCGCCCTCGGTCATGACGCTCGGCATCGCCGTCCTCGGCCTGCTGGCGCTCTCCGCCGAACAGCGGTCGCTGCTGCTGGTCCTCGACGACGGCCAGTGGCTGGACGACTCCAGTGCCGACGTCTGCGGCTTCGTGGGCCGACGCCTGGCCGGCGGTCCGGTGAAGCTGCTGGTCGCGGTCCGCACCGACATCACGTCGCGTTTCGACACCGCCGCACTGCCCGAACTGCCGATCGCCGCCCTAGCCGACGAGGACGCGACCCGCCTGCTGGACCATCGTTACCCGGATCTGGGCCGACAGGTCCGCCGACTCGTCCTGGAGCAGGCCCGGGGCAACCCGCTGGCCCTGCTGGAGCTGCCCGCCCACGTAGCCGGCCCGTCAAGCGACCTCCCGGCCGAAGACCTGATCGGTCAGCACGGCGTGCCGTTGCCCCGGCGGCTGCAACGGCTGTTCGGCGCCCGCATCGCAGCCCTCGACGAGCGGGTGCGGGCCGAGCTGCTGATGGCCGCGCTCGACGGCGCCGGGAGCCCGAGCGGCGCCGACGCCGTCCCCGGCACGCGCTACGGCATGCGCGACGCCGACTCGGCGGTGGCCGCCGGGCTGCTGGACGTCGAATCGGCCACTGGCGCCTTCGTCTTCCGGCACCCGCTCGTGCGGTCCGCCGTCGTGCAGACGGCCACTCCCAACCAGCGCCGCACCGCGCATCTGACGCTGGCCCAGGTTCATCGGGAGAACCTCGAACGCCGGGCGACGCACCTGGCAGCGGCGACGGTCGATCCCGACGAGGACGTCGCCGACATCCTGGAGGCGGCGGCCGCGTCGGCGACGCGGCGCGGCGGGGCGCTGGCGGCCGTGACCTGGCTGACCCGGGCCGCCGAGCTCAGCGAGAACCACACCGACCGGTCCCGGCGGCTGGCCGACGCGGCCTTCGTCGCCGCTCACGCCGCCCGCCTCGGCCAGGCGCACCGGCTGCTCCGAGCGGGCCTCGCACCCGGTTCGACGGAGTCGCCGGCCTCGGTACTGGCGGCCGCCTACCAGGCGCTCTACCAGGACGGGGACGTCCGTTCCACCCACCGACAGGTCTCGGCCGCGATCGAGAAGCTCCGGGACGGCGGTTCGGCCGAGCCGAAGGAGGTCCTCACCCGGCTGGTGATCCTGCTCCTGGCGATCAGTCAGTACAGCGGCGACCGCGCGGTCTGGGAGAGCACGCACGAACTCCTCGCCTCCCTGGGGAGCCTGGTCACCGAACGCTCGCGTCTGTTCAGCCGCACCTGGAGCGATGTGACCAGGCATGGAGCCGACTTGGCCGGGCTGGTGCTCCAAGCCGCCGCGAACCTACCGGATTTGGAACCCTGGGAGGTCACGCGGTTCGGCACGGCCGCGTACCACCTCGACGTCCTGAGCCACTACCGCCCGCACCTGCAGCGCGTCGTGGACCGCGAGTTGGAGACCGGGGCCGTGGCGACCGGCATGGTCATGCTGCACCAGATCATGCTCGACCAGATGGCGGTCGGCGAATGGGCCGAGGCTGAGGACACCGGACGGCGCGGCCTGGATCTGGCGACCGAGCACGGCCACCAGCTGTTCGCCGCCCAGAGCCGCGCGTACCTGGCCCAGCTCGCGGCGCTGCGTGGGCAGGTCGGACGGGCGCGGGACCTGCAAGCCGAGGTGGACGCCTGGGCCCGCCCGCGCGGACTGGGGTTCCTGACCCAGGTCGCCGACTCCGCCGGCGCGACCGCCGCGCTGAGCTCCGGCGACTACGAGGCCGCGTACCTCTACGCCATCGGCATCACGCAGCCGGGCACGTTCCGGCCCTATGCGTACCAGGCCTCGCGCACCCTGCTCGATCTCGTCGAGGCAGCCCAGCACACCGGTCGCGTCGAGCAGGCCCGGGCGCACGCCCTCGCTGCCCGGGACGCCGGTCTGCCGCTCGTGTCACCCCGCCTGGAGCTGATCACCTACGGCGCGCTGGCGATGACCGCCGAGAACGAGCAGGAGGCCGCCGAGATGTTCGCTCGGGCCGAATCCCACCCGGACGCCGCCCGCTTCCCGTTCGAGCTGGCCCGGATCCGGCTGGCCCACGGCGTCCGGGTGCGCCACGTCCAGGGCCGGGAGCCAGCGCGGCAGTACCTGGTCCCGGCGGCCGAGGCGTTCGAGCGGCTGGGCGCGGCCGGCTGGACCGAGCGGGCCCGGGCCGAACTGCGCGCCACCGGGACCCCGCCCCGCGCCTCGGCGCTGAACCTGGCCTCGCTGACCTGGCAGGAACGCCGCATCGCCGACCTGGCCGCCGGCGGCCTGACGAACAAGGAGATCGGCGAGCGGATGCACCTGTCGCCGCGCACCGTCAGCTCGCACCTGTACCGCGTCTTCCCCAAGCTGGGCATCACGGCCCGGGCGGCGCTGCGCGACGCGCTGAGCCGGGCCGAGGAGGTTTCGCGGGTCTGATGTCCGCGCTCAGGCCTGTGCGGGCACGGCCTCGACGCCGTTGCCGGCCAGCCAGGCGAGGACGTGGTCGGCGACCGAGCGCCAGCCGCTGTCGAACACCATCGAGTGTCCCCGGTCGACGAACTGCTTCAGATCGGTCATGGCGGAGGAGTCGCCGTAGAGCTTGTAGACCGAGCGGGTCACGGCGTCCGGGACCGTCCGGTCCTCCTGGCCGGACACCAGCAGCAGCGGTCCGCGCACCGCATTGGCCGTGTCAACGACGGTGTCGGCCGACCCGGCGGCGGTGCGGTCGAGCCCGAGGTCGGCGAGCAGCCGGAGCGGGGCCGGGACGGCGTACCGGTCGAAGAGCTTCGCCGCCTCCTCCTCACCGACCGCGTTGGCGATGACGTGTCGGAACCGGCTCCGGGACAGCGACTCGAAGCACGGATGCCGGGTCGAACCGACCGGCATCAGCGACCATGGGCGGGGCCGGCCGTCGTCCAGCGGCAGACCACCGACCGGCAGCGGCGCAAGGGCCACGGCGGCGACACCGAGGCCGTTGCCGAGGAGGCGCTGGGCGATGAGGCCGCCGGCTGAATGCCCGATCAGGACCGGCGGGTTGTCGAACGAACGCACGATCTCCTCGTAGTGGGCCGTGAGCGCGACGAGCCCGAGGTCGCGCAGTGGGCCGGGCTCGCGGCGGGCCTGGTCGGCGGTGGGAGCTTCGCCGGGCCAGCCCGGGACGCACACCGCGTAACCGTGCGAGCTGAGCCGTTCAGCCCAGCCGTCCCAGGAGGACAAGTGGAACCATGCACCGTGGATGAGGACGACGGGAGTTTGCTTCACGGCCAGACCTTCCGATTGCACGCGACGTCCGCCGGCGTTGCGGCGCTCCTCCGAGGATCGCCAAGCGGTAGCACAGCGGAAACAGTCGGATGACTGAATGTGACGGCCCGGCAGGTCACCGGTGCATCTTCGGGTGTCTCGACGTCATGTGACTGATGCGTCCGGCCGGTCGCCGAAGAAGAGTGGAGGCGCCAGCGAGTCTCCGGGAAGGATCA
Protein-coding regions in this window:
- a CDS encoding alpha/beta hydrolase encodes the protein MKQTPVVLIHGAWFHLSSWDGWAERLSSHGYAVCVPGWPGEAPTADQARREPGPLRDLGLVALTAHYEEIVRSFDNPPVLIGHSAGGLIAQRLLGNGLGVAAVALAPLPVGGLPLDDGRPRPWSLMPVGSTRHPCFESLSRSRFRHVIANAVGEEEAAKLFDRYAVPAPLRLLADLGLDRTAAGSADTVVDTANAVRGPLLLVSGQEDRTVPDAVTRSVYKLYGDSSAMTDLKQFVDRGHSMVFDSGWRSVADHVLAWLAGNGVEAVPAQA